Part of the Bradyrhizobium diazoefficiens genome, TCGCGCGTCATCGCCGTCACGGGCCGCGATTCACGTTCGATGATCGCGGCGCGCATCCGATCCGGCGAGCCCTTGTCGCGAAGATCGCAATAGCCGTGTAAGTAGCGCGATCGGCGATCGATCGTCAGCGCGAAGAAAACGCCGGTGATGCTGCCGGTGAGGAACTCGCGCAACGCGAACATCTCAGCCTTCATCCAGAGCGGCGGCAGGATCTCGAACATATGGTCGTGGTCGGCCTGGCCGATCTCGAACCATTCGCCGCAATAGAGAGCGCTGTCGTCGTTTTCCCAACGGTTTGGCCGGCGCGCGTGGCGATCGAACATGCGGAACATCTGCCGGCGGTCGGCGATGCCCTGATAGACCTTGCGGATTGGAGGGAGGGTCATGAGCGGGCTCCTTTCAGCCTCGTCGGGCTGAAGCGCAGCTCATCCTTCCGATTTCGCCATCGCCTTCAGCCCTTCCTGACCCCTCCTCCGCGGCCGCCTCTCCGATCGGCCGGGTCAAGGGCCGCGGCACGCGGGCGAAGCTTCACCCTTGACGCGGACGGCGGGCATGCGGCAGCCGGGTTTGCTTTCTCCTCCCTTTCCTTCTTCCTCTTGCTGCTTGGATGCAGCTGTTCATTCCAGTCCTCCGGCGCGGGCCGCAGCCGCTCATAGTCGCAGCCCACCTCCTGCGCGATCGCCGCGAGCCGATCGGCATAAACCTCTCCCTGCCGGTTGTTGTCGGTCGCGGCGACGAGCCGCGCGGCCGGCCGCGCGCTCAGCGCCCGAATGGCGGCGACCGTGGCCGGCGCCCAGCCGCCGCCGGTGCTCAGATAGAGACTGTCCGGCCGCTGGTCTTCGATC contains:
- a CDS encoding DUF1419 domain-containing protein encodes the protein MTLPPIRKVYQGIADRRQMFRMFDRHARRPNRWENDDSALYCGEWFEIGQADHDHMFEILPPLWMKAEMFALREFLTGSITGVFFALTIDRRSRYLHGYCDLRDKGSPDRMRAAIIERESRPVTAMTREERLEHIWSSAHDDYRGYAGDRWAEHLRGERTVLVYDGQRGTVLKLLDQLTDAEIAAKLPVDLRYLPDAIAA